Part of the Bifidobacterium sp. ESL0775 genome is shown below.
ACAGGGTTACTGAATGGTGCACACCCTTGCGCAGATCACGCGCATTGGCATTAGGGATATAGCCATGACGTTCGGCGGATTCCAGCACAATGGCACGCGTCTTTTTCGACACGCCGCTCAATCCGTTGATTGCACGCGAAACCGTGTAGATCGACAGATTCAGTTCATCGGCAATGTCGGTGAGCGTCACTCCGTAATGCTTCTTCATTGAAATCCTAAACGTTTATGTTTGTTGTTATAATTAAATATACTACGTTCTGTGTCTATCGTCAAATCGATAGTTTTTCTCTACCGAGACCACCATAGAAAAGAGCCATTTTAAACAGAACACGCCTAGAGAAGTCTCGTCCACTTTACCAAGACTCAGCCGAAACGGCCGGAGATGTAGCGCTCGGCCTCCTCGTTCTGCGGGTTGTTGAACATCGTGGTGGTGTCGGCGAAGTACTCGAGGTGACCGGGCTTGCCGACAGCCTTCAAGTTGAAGAACGCCGTGTAATCGGCCACGCGGGCAGCCTGCTGCATGTTGTGGGTGACGATGACGATGGTGTAGTCGCGCTTGAGCTCGTTGATCAGATCTTCGACGGCGAGCGTGGAGATCGGGTCGAGGGCGGAGCATGGCTCGTCCATCAGGAGCACTTGCGGATGGACGGCGACGGCGCGTGCGATGCACAGGCGCTGCTGCTGCCCGCCGGAAAGCCCGATGCCCGGCTTGTCAAGCCTGTCCTTGACCTCGTTCCAGAGGTTCGCCCCGCGCAGGGCCCATTCCACCAGATCGTCGGCGTCGGACTTGGAAATGTGCCGGTTGTTGAGGCGGATGCCGGCCAGGACGTTCTCACGGATGGACATGGTCGGGAACGGGTTCGCCTTCTGGAAGACCATACCGACATCGCGGCGCACGGCCACCGGGTCGACGCCCTTGGCGTAGAGGTCGTTGCCGTCGAGCAGCACCTTGCCTTCGACGCGCGCGCCCGGCGTGATCTCGTGCATGCGGTCGAGCGTGCGCAGGACGGTGGATTTGCCGCAGCCGGACGGACCGATGAAGGCGGTGACCTTATTGGCCTGAATGTTGATGTTGACGTCCTGGACGGCCAAGAAATCGCCGTAGTAGACATTCAAATGTTCGACATCGATGCGTTGCCCCATGATGACTCGCTTTCTAAAGATTAACGACGCTTAAAGTAATTGTTGTTGGTGATTTTCATCATTTTGTCTCCACACTGAAGAGGTGCTGGACCAAGCGGCCGACGAGGTTCAGGACCAGGACGATGGCAATCAGCACCAGTGCCGCGGCCCATGAACGCTCGGACGGGATGGAGGCGACGCAGCCGGGGCCGGCGGTCGGCGGGCAGGTCACGGACATCTTGCTGTATTCCTGATAGACGAAGACCGGCAGCGTCGTCATCTGGCCGCTGAACAGGTTCCAGTTGGTGGTGACGATGAAACCGGCGGTCATCAGAAGCGGCGCGGTCTCGCCGATCACGCGGGCGATGGCGAGGATGACACCGGAAACGATGCCGGGCAGAGCCGTTCGCAGCACGACTTTGACGATGGTCCGGGATTTGGTGACGCCGAGCGCATACGAGGCCTCGCGCAGGTCGTCAGGAACGATACGCAGCATCTCGACGCTGGAGTTGACCACAGTGGGAATCATCAGGATCGAAAGCGCGACCGAGCCCTCAAAACCGTTGGAGACGCCTGGCCCCATCAGAATCGCGAACAGCGAGAAGGCGAACAGACCGGCGACAATCGAGGGAATGCCGCTCATCACGTTGACCAGCAGCGAGATGGCCTTGGCGAATTTGCTGCCGCGCGCGTATTCCGTCAGATAGATCGCGCACATCAGGCCGACCGGGACGGAAATCAACATCGCGCCAAGCGTGACCTCGAGCGTGCCGATGATGGCGTGTTCGATACCGCCGTGGCCCCCGGTTGGTGTCGGCATGCCACCGATGACACCGGACATGTTGTAGGCGAGGAAGTTGAGATTGAGCCGCTTGACGCCACGCGCGATGGTGGTCCAGAGCAATGAGATCAGCGGAATCATCGCGATGACGAACGCTAGGCCGATGATGCCGGCCATGATCCGGCTCTTCCACTCGCGTTGTTTCAGCAACGCCTCTGAAGACTTGAATTTCGAGAAATCGGGAGTCGGGCGTTCCGAAACCGCCATTGCCGTTTCCTCCGACTTGCCCGTATTCGCAGCCTCATAAGAGTCGCCCGGCACATCCAAGGGAGCACGTTGCCCGACGGATTGACCGTTACAGTTATCACGACCGTCGCTTTTGTTTCCCATGCTCATCGCGCACCTCCCTTCCTTGTAATACGTCGAGCCAAGAGATTGACCACGAAGGTGATGACGAAGAGCACCAAGCCAGTGGCGATCAGCGCCGAGACACCGAGCGAATCAGCCTCGGGATATTGCGCGGCGATGTTGGCGGCGATAGTCTGGCTCTTCGAGGCCTGAAGCCAGTGCCACGAGTAGGTCATGCCCGGTGAAAGCACCATCATCACGGCCATCGTCTCCCCCAGCGCGCGCCCGAGCGCAAGCATCGAGGCCGAAACCATGCCGGACTTGGCGAACGGCAGGGCAGTGAGCTTGATCATCTCCCATTTTGTGGCACCTAGCGCGAGCGCCGCCTCCTGGTTCAAGCGCGGGGTGGCCGCGAAGATGTCACGGGTCATTGAGGTGATGATTGGCATAATCATGATGGCCAGGATCACCGCCGCGCTGGCGACGGTACGTGGCGGGTTGGCGGCGGGACCGGCGAACAGCGGAATCCAGCCCAGATGGACGCTCACCCAGTTCCAGAACGGGTACGTCGCCGGAACCAGCACCAGCGCACCCCACAGGCCGTAGATGACCGAAGGAATCGCGGCCAGCAGGTCGACGACGTAATTAAGTATGGTCTGGATGCGTTTGCGGGCGTAGAAGGTGATGAACAGGGCGACGCCGACGGCGACAAAAAAGGCGATTGCCAGCGCGAGCGCCGCAATCACCACAGTACCGAAAACCAGAGGCCCGACATATTGCCAGAACCCGTGCGCCTTGCCTCCGCTCAGGGAGGCGAAAACGGCTGAGGTCTGCGCGTGCGGGCCGGCGAAAATCGGCCAGGCGCGCAAAAGCAGGAAGAGCACCACCGCGCCCAACGCCACCAATATCAGCGCCCCGCAACACAAGGCGACCGCATGGAAGATCTTGTCCTGGCCGTGCCGACTCGTCTTGGCGCCGGCGAAGGCCACGGGCGCCACTCCCCTTGCGCCGCCATCTTTAGATGTCATCGTCATACTGTTCCTTAAGTGTGAATGTGAAGCCATGCCACACCGAACTGGCGATGGCTCCGGTTGTCTCGATATCCTCAGGAAAAATGTTGTACGGGTTGATGTTGCTTGCGTTATTTCGTTTGTATTGCATTCACGGATTTCAGGGCCCTTTGCGTCAACGCTCCGCCAAGCGCCGCCGAACCAGTGTTGTCCGCCGCGACTTTCTGGCCGTTGTCGCTCAGGACATAGCTCAGCCAGTCACGCACAAACGCGCCGGTTTTCGCATCTTTGTAGGCCGGGCACGCCACGGCGTACGACGACGAGACGACCGGGTAATCGCCCGCGGTGGCGGTGGCGTAATCGACGTTCACCACCACACGCTTGCTGCCCTTGGGCATTTGGTGCAACGGCGAGGCATTGACCGTCCTCGCGGCCGCGTCCGAAGCGGGCGCGATGTAATCGGAGCCGACCTTGACCGAGACAGTCCCGAAATTGCCGGCCTTGGCGAGATCCGCGTAACCGATGGTGCCGTCGGCCTGGCCGATGCTGCTGACCACACCGTCGGTGCCTTTGGCGGCCTGCCCGACCTCGTTGGGCCAGTTCTCTTGCGCTTCATAACCCCAGTCATTCGGCGCGGCGGCCTTCAAGTACGAAGTGAAATTGTTGGTGGTGCCCGATTTGTCTGAACGGTGGATCACGGTGATCGGCGTGGCCGGCAGCGTCACCTTGGGGTTTTCGGCCTTGATGGCTTCGTCGTTCCAGCGCGTGATCTTCCCGTCGAAGATGCGCGCGATCACGCCGGCGTCCATGTTCAGGTGCTTGCCTTGCCCGGATACGCCTTTGAGATTGAACATCACGGCGATCGGCGAGACGTAGACCGGCACGTCGAAGGCGGTGCCGGACGCGCAGATGCCTTTGGATTGCTCGACCTGCTGGTCGTTCAACGGGGCGTCGGTCCCCGCCCAGGCGATGGCCCCGGTCAAAAACGTGCTGACACCGGCCCCGGAACCGGAAGGGTTATACGCGATTTTCGCGTTGCGGTTGTGGTTCTGGTACGTCGCGATCCAGGCTTCCACCGCGCCCTGCTGCGACGAGGCCCCGGCGCCGTGAAATTCTCCGGAGATGCCGGAATTCCGGGCTTTGGATGCGTTCGAGGAATCGGCCGGGCTGGTATTGTCACCGCAGGCCGAAAGCGCGGCCATCATCGCGAACGAGGAAACAACGGCGATGAGGCGCTTCAGCGCTGTGCTGTGCATGATGTTGCTCACCATTTCATTATGACAGAAGGCCTGCCGCCGGCGGATAGACATTCCCCGCGCCGCACGCCGCGTTTGCGGGTTGCCCCGCCGACCAAACCGCAAT
Proteins encoded:
- the pstB gene encoding phosphate ABC transporter ATP-binding protein PstB, giving the protein MGQRIDVEHLNVYYGDFLAVQDVNINIQANKVTAFIGPSGCGKSTVLRTLDRMHEITPGARVEGKVLLDGNDLYAKGVDPVAVRRDVGMVFQKANPFPTMSIRENVLAGIRLNNRHISKSDADDLVEWALRGANLWNEVKDRLDKPGIGLSGGQQQRLCIARAVAVHPQVLLMDEPCSALDPISTLAVEDLINELKRDYTIVIVTHNMQQAARVADYTAFFNLKAVGKPGHLEYFADTTTMFNNPQNEEAERYISGRFG
- the pstA gene encoding phosphate ABC transporter permease PstA, which codes for MAVSERPTPDFSKFKSSEALLKQREWKSRIMAGIIGLAFVIAMIPLISLLWTTIARGVKRLNLNFLAYNMSGVIGGMPTPTGGHGGIEHAIIGTLEVTLGAMLISVPVGLMCAIYLTEYARGSKFAKAISLLVNVMSGIPSIVAGLFAFSLFAILMGPGVSNGFEGSVALSILMIPTVVNSSVEMLRIVPDDLREASYALGVTKSRTIVKVVLRTALPGIVSGVILAIARVIGETAPLLMTAGFIVTTNWNLFSGQMTTLPVFVYQEYSKMSVTCPPTAGPGCVASIPSERSWAAALVLIAIVLVLNLVGRLVQHLFSVETK
- the pstC gene encoding phosphate ABC transporter permease subunit PstC, with the translated sequence MTSKDGGARGVAPVAFAGAKTSRHGQDKIFHAVALCCGALILVALGAVVLFLLLRAWPIFAGPHAQTSAVFASLSGGKAHGFWQYVGPLVFGTVVIAALALAIAFFVAVGVALFITFYARKRIQTILNYVVDLLAAIPSVIYGLWGALVLVPATYPFWNWVSVHLGWIPLFAGPAANPPRTVASAAVILAIMIMPIITSMTRDIFAATPRLNQEAALALGATKWEMIKLTALPFAKSGMVSASMLALGRALGETMAVMMVLSPGMTYSWHWLQASKSQTIAANIAAQYPEADSLGVSALIATGLVLFVITFVVNLLARRITRKGGAR
- the pstS gene encoding phosphate ABC transporter substrate-binding protein PstS, encoding MHSTALKRLIAVVSSFAMMAALSACGDNTSPADSSNASKARNSGISGEFHGAGASSQQGAVEAWIATYQNHNRNAKIAYNPSGSGAGVSTFLTGAIAWAGTDAPLNDQQVEQSKGICASGTAFDVPVYVSPIAVMFNLKGVSGQGKHLNMDAGVIARIFDGKITRWNDEAIKAENPKVTLPATPITVIHRSDKSGTTNNFTSYLKAAAPNDWGYEAQENWPNEVGQAAKGTDGVVSSIGQADGTIGYADLAKAGNFGTVSVKVGSDYIAPASDAAARTVNASPLHQMPKGSKRVVVNVDYATATAGDYPVVSSSYAVACPAYKDAKTGAFVRDWLSYVLSDNGQKVAADNTGSAALGGALTQRALKSVNAIQTK